The segment GCGTACGACAGCGGCGCGGTGAACCACATCCCGAAGATGCAGAGCAGCACCAGCGCGAACGCGCTCCAGGTGTGGTTGCCGACCAGCCCGGCCAGCGCGACACCGGCGACCACGCCGAGGACCGTGCCGACCAGCCGGCGATAGCCCTTCACCAGGATCTCGCCCGTGGACGCGGTGTTGAGGAAGACCACCCAGCAGGTCAGCACCGCCCAGTACCAGCGCTGGCTGGACAGGAACTCACCGCCGATGATGGCCAGCGTCGAGCCCACCGCGACCTGGAACGCGGCCCGGGTGGTGGGCCGGTCGAGCCCGGTGCGGTCGTCCGCCGGCTCCTCGGTCTCGTCGGCGCCGACGATCGAGAGGTCCTCGGCGTCGAACTCCTCCCGCGAGCGGGTGGTGGCGGGGGAGTCGTCCGACTCGTCCTGCGGCCCGTCCAGTGCCAGCCGCAGGCCCAGGACGGCACGCGCGGCCTCGCCGAGCCCGCGGAAGACGTCCTGGACGGCGGCCGAGGCGCGGGGCAGATCGTCCTCTTCCCGGTAGCCGAGCAGCCGGTTGCGGACGAGGGCCAGTGCGGTGCCGCGGTCGTCGGGCGCGCGCCGGGCGACCAGCAGCAGCAGCGCCCGCAGATCCCGGCGCAGGGTGGCGAGCGCCTCCTCCTCGGTGCCCAGCCGGGTCCCCGTGGCCGGCACGGGGGCGTCCGGCAGATGCATGGTGATGGTGTCCGCACGCTCGGCACTGCGGGCGTTGAGGATCAGCATCCCCAGTCGTTCCGCCGCGATCTCGGCCTCCGCGACGCGGCGTTCCACCAGCCCCGCCGTGGCCGCGTCCCGGGTGCCCTCCTCCAGGTGCCCCTGGATCATCAGGGCCGCCTCGTGCAGCCGGGCGGTGTGCCGCCGCAGGTCGTCGAGGACCCCGTCGAGTTCATCGGGCCCGGCGTCCAGCAGCTCCAGCTGGGTCGCCATCAGCTGGGCGAGACGGGCCCGGAAGGCCTCGCGCAGCCGAGGCAGGGTGCGGGTGGGGGTTTCCGGGACGACGGCGAACCGGACGACCGCGCTGCACACGAAGGCGATGCCCAGCGTCAGATACAGCTCGGGCAGGGCCGGGCCGGTGGCGTGCACGAACAGCGAGACGAAGTAGACCTGAAAACCGATCAGTCCGAGCGCGGTGCCACGGTCACCGAACCGCCGGCAGTAGACGGCACCGAAGATCAGCAGGACGAAGAACAGATCGCCGGCGACGACCAGGGTGTGCAGCAGCGCCCCCAGCGACATCGCGGTGAGCGCGGCCGGCAGGCCCAGTGCGAGCGTGACCGCCTGGCCGCGGACCTCCTTCTCCTTGATCGCGAAGGTGGACACCATGGCGGTCATGGCGCCGGCGACCATCAGGGTGACGTCGGTGTCCAGCAGCGCCAGGACGACGAGGGTGAGCACGATCGCGCCGACCGTGCGCAGCCCTGCCATCAGCCGCAAGAGCCCTGGGTCGGATGCCGCGAAGCGGTCCCAGCTGTGCGTCCCAGTCCGCCGTATCGCTGCCCGCACGCTGCCGTACACTCCCCATTTTTGCCATGATCCGCTGTGCACCAGCATCGCACGCGTGCTCGGACCGGCTTCCGCCGCACCGCCCTCAGCGGTGCCGTGGCCTCACTGTTCCTCCAACTCCCGGCATTCCGCCCGTTCTTCGTATGGCACACATAAGTAGCGTTCCACTCATTCCGGTCTTATCGGGTGTTAGTGAGGCGTTAGTCGAGCAACAGCGGGGGCGCGCAGGGTGGGTGGTGCGTAAACGAACGAGGACGCGCCGACCGTCCTTGAGGACCGGCTCGTTCGCTCCCGGCCCCCTTCGCGGGGATGCGGGGCGGAGCCGGGCGGGTGGGTCGGACGGCGTTCCACCGAGGTTCTCCGGTCGCCGGAGAAGAGGGAGTTGATGACTGATGACGATGCGTGGTCTGCGCACCGGCGCCACTGTCGCCGCCGCCGTCGCGCTGTT is part of the Streptomyces platensis genome and harbors:
- a CDS encoding FUSC family protein, yielding MAGLRTVGAIVLTLVVLALLDTDVTLMVAGAMTAMVSTFAIKEKEVRGQAVTLALGLPAALTAMSLGALLHTLVVAGDLFFVLLIFGAVYCRRFGDRGTALGLIGFQVYFVSLFVHATGPALPELYLTLGIAFVCSAVVRFAVVPETPTRTLPRLREAFRARLAQLMATQLELLDAGPDELDGVLDDLRRHTARLHEAALMIQGHLEEGTRDAATAGLVERRVAEAEIAAERLGMLILNARSAERADTITMHLPDAPVPATGTRLGTEEEALATLRRDLRALLLLVARRAPDDRGTALALVRNRLLGYREEDDLPRASAAVQDVFRGLGEAARAVLGLRLALDGPQDESDDSPATTRSREEFDAEDLSIVGADETEEPADDRTGLDRPTTRAAFQVAVGSTLAIIGGEFLSSQRWYWAVLTCWVVFLNTASTGEILVKGYRRLVGTVLGVVAGVALAGLVGNHTWSAFALVLLCIFGMWFTAPLSYALMSFFTTAMLGLLYTLLNTYSLDVLVLRIEETALGAACGIIGAVLVLPVHTDRRTDELLGTVLVRLRDVVSAAVEQLSGGPAVDLLGMARDLDTALDELRASIQPLTHPITPLRVRRRTARYLVALLETCAYHARSLAATAELVPYSKTIAADPRLARAGRRIGQNIDLLVARVLEESTEGEVDSGFSIAAMLEAAGAGALQSGTVTFRVLRHLQRLDEGVVGLARPLDIPVSGPKGNKAG